Proteins from a single region of Psilocybe cubensis strain MGC-MH-2018 chromosome 3, whole genome shotgun sequence:
- a CDS encoding hypothetical protein (Uncharacterized protein C2F7.07c): MATTASLPPYLLPGVAVHQPPHLEGDASFATEILPGPPSSASLQQSSLKRDPKKPSITYSYLPPSDPGSTYSGLSHGTLIGQGDLDGPRSKRSRIDKGATGRAQRASARNQAGNSTAPAMESSTSTDLGTNSIAQPIIIDSDSVNGGLDKEPSLSRSNSSVNLVDPPPPPPPAMRGRPKKKDKGKAKETDTPPLHVKEEPKPFSLLTPEPPSNLLNNEDHCSSCRSYGSLVYCDGCPRAFHFWCLDPPMENVDDDGEARWFCSTCVARKNPPRKPPPSLLSAAIHQLQTSNPVEFQLPEDIRTYFKDVGSGPKGNYVDTSEIKPPRLNRLGQLEERDPYRLRDRNGGPVLCFQCGFSALPTKLTTDAPPAKRPRRATSRGNPPDAWKSIVSCDYCNLHWHMDCLDPPLLTLPPLNKKWMCPNHAERVMPHKRRIPKQHAPPIEITRPRQFNNGNIEVIHPEYSSAPPKPNVNVDEVLINGRRYRVPERVIVLDFWNKLNKHNEHSNKEVDTVSGMSSPLTSLSSLDDSDDHLMSPNGQATSEVDESFAAKVLCDLSVARRFNHSHTRGTTVPAKKVIDCAIQTDTDPPKLPVVHPLPTEPVKKSAVKPPATNRSADATTTTNVKISALRRRRASHTNPPEASTRELRSRSRNNVDTPLTTVSSRSSVKHAEDSNNGAAATTSKTKPIKVKLEEEEPVSLMKPPLFDFLATSSNDVQKTQRVVRTPRQIKAKEVDATIKDTKEKRGRKRKVRDDELPIGVAMENGVEVNGTKEVGKGGKEDKQEKTEKAEKDSRKMIKTPVRHGQLHPANHVTTTPTSSSAQPHSPALSITPSLKIRLPRLSNLNLPNNPVNMSSTHLDTPTRR; this comes from the exons ATGGCTACGACGGCGAGCTTGCCACCTTATTTGCTGCCAGGTGTCGCCGTGCATCAGCCACCTCATCTTGAGGGTGATGCAAGTTTTGCTACTGAAATTCTGCCAGGGCCTCCGTCTTCAGCTTCTTTGCAGCAGAGCTCTTTAAAGCGCGATCCTAAGAAACCCTCCATTACTTATTCCTATCTTCCACCATCGGATCCTGGATCCACGTATTCTGGGCTTTCGCATGGGACTTTAATTGGACAGGGTGACCTTGACGGGCCCCGCTCCAAGCGATCCAGAATCGACAAAGG TGCAACGGGTCGTGCACAACGAGCGTCAGCTCGTAATCAAGCCGGCAACTCAACGGCGCCTGCAATGGAGTCTTCAACTTCCACGGACCTTGGGACGAACTCTATCGCCCAGCCCATTATCATCGACTCAGATTCGGTAAATGGGGGACTAGATAAAGAGCCGTCGCTCTCTCGGTCAAATTCATCCGTCAATTTAGTCgaccctccccctcctccccctccagCAATGCGTGGCAGacccaagaaaaaagacaaggGGAAGGCAAAGGAGACGGACACACCTCCTCTTCATGTAAAGGAAGAACCAAAACCATTCTCTCTTCTCACCCCAGAACCACCAAGCAACCTT CTCAATAACGAAGACCATTGCTCCTCCTGCCGTTCCTATGGGTCTCTCGTATATTGCGATGGATGTCCCAGAGCGTTTCACTTCTGGTGCCTGGATCCTCCTATGGAAaacgttgatgatgatggggaGGCTCGGTGGTTCTGTTCCACGTGTGTGGCTCGCAAG AATCCTCCTCGAAAGCCACCCCCATCGTTGCTATCAGCTGCCATACATCAACTACAGACATCAAATCCTGTCGAATTTCAACTGCCTGAAGATATCAGGACATACTTCAAAGACG TTGGTTCTGGGCCAAAGGGAAACTATGTTGATACATCAGAAATCAAACCACCTCGCCTAAA TCGTCTTGGTCAGTTGGAAGAGCGGGACCCATACCGCCTCCGGGATAGAAATGGAGGTCCAGTGCTTTGTTTTCAATGCGGGTTTTCTGCTCTTCCCACAAAACTTACTACGGATGCGCCGCCGGCAAAGCGACCTCGAAGAGCGACATCCAGAGGTAACCCCCCAGACGCGTGGAAAAGTATCGTCTCCTGTGACTACTGCAATCTTCATTGGCATATGGATTGCCTTGATCCCCCGCTCTTGACTTTGCCTCCTTTAAATAAGAAGTGGATGTGTCCAAACCATGCTGAACGGGTTATG CCACATAAGCGACGCATACCAAAACAACATGCACCTCCTATAGAAATCACCAGGCCGCGTCAATTTAATAATGGAAACATCGAAGTTATACATCCAGAGTATTCTTCGGCcccacccaaacccaacGTCAACGTAGATGAGGTACTTATCAATGGGCGTCGATATCGGGTTCCTGAGAGGGTCATTGTTCTCGATTTTTGGAACAAACTCAACAAGCACAATGAGCATTCCAACAA GGAAGTGGACACGGTTTCTGGGATGTCATCTCCTCTCACATCTCTGAGCTCTCTCGACGATTCGGATGACCATTTGATGTCTCCCAATGGCCAGGCTACATCCGAGGTAGATGAATCTTTCGCGGCGAAG GTGCTGTGTGATCTGTCTGTGGCCAGACGATTCAATCATTCCCACACTCGTGGCACGACTGTTCCGGCAAAAAAAGTGATTGATTGCGCTATCCAGACGGACACCGATCCACCGAAACTTCCTGTAGTG CATCCCCTTCCAACAGAGCCTGTTAAAAAGAGTGCCGTCAAACCTCCTGCCACGAATCGTTCTGCTGATGCTACAACTACCACCAATGTCAAGATATCTGCTTTGAGAAGACGGCGTGCATCCCACACAAACCCTCCAGAAGCAAGCACGCGAGAATTAAGATCGAGAAGCCGAAATAACGTCGATACACCTCTCACCACTGTTTCTTCACGG AGCTCTGTTAAGCATGCGGAAGACTCGAATAACGGTGCAGCGGCCACCACCTCGAAGACGAAACCTatcaaggtcaag ttggaagaagaagaaccagtTTCCCTGATGAAACCTCCTCTCTTTGACTTTCTTGCGACATCGTCAAATGACGTTCagaag ACACAGCGGGTAGTTCGTACCCCGCGTCAAATAAAAGCGAAAGAAGTCGACGCTACAATCAAGGacacaaaagaaaaaagaggaagaaaacgGAAAGTACGAGACGACGAGTTGCCCATTGGTGTTGCTATGGAGAATGGGGTTGAAGTTAATGGGACGAAGGAAGTTGGAAAAGGTGGTAAAGAAGACAAACAGGAGAAAACCGAAAAGGCCGAGAAAGATTCGCGGAAAATGATCAAGACACCAGTTCGCCATGGTCAACTCCATCCAGCCAACCATGTCACTACGACACCTACTTCATCTTCAGCCCAACCGCACTCGCCTGCTCTTTCAATAACACCCTCCTTGAAAATTCGTCTCCCACGTCTCAGCAACTTGAATTTGCCAAACAACCCTGTAAACATGTCTAGTACGCACTTAGACACGCCGACAAGACGATAA
- a CDS encoding Pre-mRNA-splicing factor 38A, with protein sequence MANTTVSGATAIHGQNPQFLVETVIRNRIYESTYWKEHCFALTAESIIDKAIEVRFIGGVYGNQKPTEFLCLLLKLLQIQPEKEILVEYLRADEFKYLRALAALYIRMTFRAVDVYELLEPLLKDYRKLRLRNMSGYSLVFMDEFVYSLLTEERVCDIIMPRLAKRQVLEENGELGPRKSRLLAAMQGDSDQEDKDSSKSRSTNTMDVDVKES encoded by the exons ATGGCTAACACAACAGTTAGCGGTGCAACTGCTATCCACGGTCAAAATCCCCAG TTTTTAGTGGAAACTGTCATTCGAAATAGGATCTATGAATCGACGTATTGGAAAGAGCACTGTTTTGCGCTTACAG CTGAATCTATAATCGACAAAGCCATTGAGGTTCGATTTATTGGCGGCGTTTACGGGAACCAGAAACCAACCGAGTTTCTATGTTTACTGCTTAAACTGTTGCAAATTCAACCTGAGAAAGAGATATTGGtagagtacttgagggcgGATGAATTCAA ATATTTAAGGGCGCTTGCAGCATTATACATTCGGATGACATTTCGCGCTGTAGATGTATACGAGTTGTTGGAACCGCTACTCAAAGATTACAGAAAACTACGCCTCAGAAATATGT CTGGGTACTCCTTGGTTTTCATGGATGAATTTGTTTACAGCTTACTGACCGAAGAAAGAGTTTGTGACATTATTATGCCTCGACTGGCCAAACGACAAGTGCTGGAGGAAAACGGGGAACTCGGTCCTCGCAAAAGCAGACTGTTGGCGGCCATGCAAGGCGACAGTGACCAGGAGGACAAAGACAGTAGCAAGAGTAGGAGTACGA ATActatggatgtggatgtaaAAGAGTCGTAG
- a CDS encoding 50S ribosomal protein L15 — MASRINAARVTLANLKPAPGSQHNQKRVGRGQGSGYGGTAGRGANGQKSRSGPGIKPGFEGGQTPITKLFPKRGFVNHNEKTYAPVNLDRIQHWIDQGRLTSSPDNPITARDLLESGCIHQVHDGVKILGDGVQHFHTPIYVIASRASKSAIEAIEKNGGKVVCKYYNSLALQDCVEGRVDRISAAPTRREDIVWYGEHKNRGFMSPETLQSLEGMPFVEERWKLLSSELGKWREQKIEEKK; from the exons ATGGCGTCTAGAATCAATGCGGCGCGCGTTACTCTTGCTAACTTGAAACCTGCTCCGGGGTCGCAACATAAT CAAAAACGTGTCGGAAGAGGTCAAGGTTCAGGTTACGGTGGCACTGCAGGTCGTGGTGCCAATGGTCAAAAGTCGCGTTCAGGCCCTGGTATCAAGCCAGGTTTTGAAGGTGGACAGACACCAATCACCAAATTATTCCCCAAGCGTGGTTTTGTGAACCA CAATGAGAAAACGTACGCTCCCGTGAACCTTGATCGAATTCAACACTGGATAGACCAAGGGCGCTTAACATCGTCTCCCGACAACCCAATTACTGCCCGAGACTTGCTTGAGAGTGGATGTATCCATCAAGTACACGACGGAGTTAAGATTTTGGGAGAC GGAGTTCAACATTTTCATACCCCGATTTATGTCATTGCATCGCGCGCGAGCAAAAGTGCAATTGAAGCGATAGAAAAGAACGGGGGGAAGGTTGTTTGCAAATATTATAATTCACTTGCTCTCCAAGACTGCGTCGAAGGCCGTGTCGACAGAATATCCGCTGCACCGACACGACGAGAAGACATTG TGTGGTATGGCGAACATAAAAATCGGGGCTTCATGTCACCTGAAACGCTCCAATCTTTGGAAGGGATGCCATTTGTGGAGGAACGATGGAAGTTGCTATCGAGTGAATTGGGTAAATGGAGGGAGCAaaaaatagaagaaaaaaagtaa
- a CDS encoding H/ACA ribonucleoprotein complex subunit GAR1 produces MSRGGRGFGGRGGGAPRGGGRGGFQQRDFGPPDQVLEMGTFIHAVEDEMLCSSLMTDKVPYFNAPIYLQNKSQIGKVDEILGPINEVYFSIKMGEGMVASSFKKGDKVYIGGDKLLPIERFLPKPKVAGERGRGGRGGPPGRGGGRGAPGGRGGFSRGGGRGGPRGGGRGGFDGGRGRGGGGGFGGRGGGRGGSGFGGRGGGRGGGFRGS; encoded by the exons ATGAGTCGCGGAGGACGAGGCTTCGGTGGTcgtggcggcggcg CTCCCCGTGGAGGAGGTAGAGGAGGCTTTCAGCAGCGGGACTTCGGTCCTCCAGACCAGGTCTTGG AAATGGGCACATTCATTCACGCAGTGGAAGACGAGATGCTGTGTTCCTCGCTAATGACCGACAAAGTCCCATATTTCAATGCCCCAATATACTTGCAAAATAAATCACAGATTGGCAAAGTGGATGAGATTCTTGGCCCTATTAACGAAGTCTATTTTTCGATCAAAATGGGAGAGGGGATGGTTGCAAGCAGTTTCAAGAAGGGCGACAAAGTCTACATTGGTGGAGATAAACTTTTGCCAATCGAACGATTCCTACCTAAACCCAAAGTTGCCGGTG AACGTGGCCGTGGTGGACGAGGTGGACCTCCTGGTCGCGGTGGAGGGCGTGGAGCTCCCGGTGGACGGGGAGGATTTTCGCGTGGAGGTGGAAGGGGTGGTCCAAGAGGTGGCGGACGAGGAGGATTTGACGGTGGTCGTGGGCGCGGCGGAGGGGGAGGATTTGGGGGTCGTGGGGGAGGCCGTGGAGGTAGTGGGTTTGGAGGACGCGGGGGAGGACGGGGAGGAGGTTTTCGAGGATCATGA